A section of the Schistosoma haematobium chromosome ZW, whole genome shotgun sequence genome encodes:
- the KEAP1 gene encoding Kelch-like H-associated protein 1 (EggNog:ENOG410VC65~COG:T): MIMKENVEDFPMDELSVSSTNCDISSSFPDLANSELFIPHPTYILPTCSSDESNDNLICMNFESNHYLKEAMNTMYELFQSRKLTDVTLCVNSESIQCHRIVLAGASPYFRAMFTGEMREALLHEIKLHYISASALKKLIDFAYTGRIQISERNVCELLIAASMIQMSHVVQACCSFLKQQLHPSNAIGIQEFAQSNNCSELSFAAQKFIDQNFSEIVKHDEFLGLHPNQLLTLIKRDELNVRTEAEVYNAVIRWVNHNRNSRSSTLLEALSAVRCYTLPPTFIQGQIKNCSLLAGFTPAKSHLQNILDDLIKHRHISINKRTAGSMEILYSAGGYLRYSLSAFECYNPVTAKWRRLPDIPSPRSGLSACSVRSCVYLVGGRNNNEQGNIDAPHMDCYDPRKNCWTTCAPMSVPRNRVAVGVVDDMIYAVGGSTNTMHHKSSEKYDPDMDQWIPIASMNSRRIGLGVAVLNRLLYAVGGFDGEKRLNTVERYDPEKDNWEELACLNRARSGAGVVALGEYIYAIGGYDSCSQLNTMERYDPKRNCWEYCASMLHPRSALSASVWGNEIWVFGGYDGSEFLASVEVYNPIKDQWTERTFMDCGKSGHAVVVSRGPSF; this comes from the exons atgataatgaaagaAAATGTCGAAGATTTTCCCATGGATGAACTTTCTGTATCATCTACAAACTGTGATATTTCATCATCATTCCCTGATTTAGCCAATTCAGAATTGTTTATCCCACATCCTACTTACATTCTACCTACATGCTCTTCAGATGAAtcaaatgataatttaatttgtaTGAATTTCGAATCAAATCATTACTTAAAAGAGGCCATGAATACTATGTATGAATTATTTCAGTCTCGAAAATTAACTGATGTCACATTATGTGTAAATTCAGAATCAATTCAATGTCATCGAATTGTTCTAGCTGGTGCTTCACCATATTTCCGAGCTATGTTCACTGGTGAAATGCGTGAAGCACTTTTACATGAAAttaaattacattacatatCGGCAAGTGCTTTAAAAAAGCTAATCGATTTCGCATATACAGGTAGAATACAAATAAGTGAACGGAACGTATGTGAATTACTCATAGCTGCTTCTATGATTCAAATGTCTCATGTTGTCCAAGCTTGTTGTAGTTTTTTAAAGCAGCAATTACATCCTTCAAATGCTATTGGAATTCAAGAGTTCGCGCAGTCGAATAATTGTTCCGAATTATCGTTTGCTGCTCAAAAGTTTATTGATCAAAATTTTAGCGAAATAGTAAAACATGACGAGTTTCTAGGACTTCATCCTAACCAACTTTTAACTTTAATTAAACGTGATGAATTAAATGTACGAACTGAAGCGGAAGTGTATAACGCTGTTATCAGATGGGTAAATCATAATAGAAATTCAAGATCATCTACACTGCTTGAAGCTTTGTCTGCCGTCAGATGTTATACACTTCCTCCTACATTTATACAAGGGCAAATAAAAAATTGTAGTCTTCTTGCAGGTTTCACTCCTGCAAAATCTCACTTGCAAAATATTCTAGATGATCTTATTAAACACCGTCATATCTCAATAAACAAACGGACAGCTGGGTCAATGGAG ATTCTTTACTCAGCTGGTGGTTATCTGCGTTATTCACTAAGTGCATTTGAATGTTACAATCCAGTTACAGCTAAATGGAGACGTCTACCAGATATACCTAGCCCACGTAGTGGCCTGTCTGCTTGTTCTGTACGTAGTTGCGTTTATCTTGTAGGAGGcagaaataataatgaacaagGAAATATAGATGCACCTCACATGGATTGTTATGATCCAAGAAAAAATTGTTGGACTACATGTGCTCCTATGTCAGTGCCTCGTAACAGAGTTGCTGTTGGTGTTGTCGACGATATGATTTATGCTGTTGGTGGTTCAACCAATACAATGCACCATAAAAGCTCTGAAAA ATATGATCCAGATATGGATCAATGGATACCGATAGCTTCTATGAATAGTCGACGGATTGGATTAGGTGTTGCTGTACTTAATCg tttattataCGCTGTTGGTGGTTTTGATGGTGAAAAACGTTTGAATACAGTTGAACGTTATGATCCGGAAAAAGATAATTGGGAAGAGTTAGCTTGTTTAAATCGAGCTAGATCTGGTGCAG GTGTTGTTGCACTCGGTGAATACATTTATGCAATTGGTGGATATGATTCCTGTAGTCAGCTAAATACAATGGAACGTTATGATCCTAAAAGAAATTGTTGGGAATACTGTGCATCTATGCTACATCCAAGATCAGCGTTAAGTGCTTCAGTATGGGGAAA